Proteins encoded in a region of the Methanobacteriales archaeon HGW-Methanobacteriales-1 genome:
- a CDS encoding peptide transporter, which yields MGLFNRFKKSSANSKGVKLANLGKYQEALECFDKAVQSDPERSEAWYNKASALLNLEKYQEALECFEKAIQLNPNDATTWFKKGITLGNLEQQKEALKCYNESLTLNHENYKVWYNKGVTLEILGKSQEALKCFQEASKLNPKDSKSWYNYGLILGNFERYQEALESYNNVLKIDVEFYSAWYNKGNILKDLEKNEEAIECYDEVLRLHPEHVGARGNKGIAFNKLGMYEEALNCFNKVLKLDQADVMGWYNKGNALMKMGEDQEALKCFEKALKIDPDFQDAKKAKEELLSKFTHF from the coding sequence ATGGGATTATTCAATCGGTTCAAAAAGAGCTCAGCAAATTCTAAAGGTGTCAAACTTGCTAATCTAGGAAAGTATCAAGAAGCTTTAGAATGCTTTGATAAAGCAGTGCAATCGGATCCAGAACGTTCTGAAGCATGGTACAACAAAGCTTCTGCACTCCTAAATCTTGAAAAATATCAAGAAGCTTTAGAATGCTTTGAAAAAGCAATACAATTAAACCCAAACGACGCAACAACATGGTTTAAAAAAGGTATTACTCTAGGAAACCTTGAACAACAAAAAGAAGCATTAAAATGCTACAATGAATCTCTAACATTGAATCATGAAAATTACAAAGTTTGGTATAACAAAGGCGTTACCCTTGAAATACTTGGAAAATCTCAAGAAGCATTAAAATGCTTTCAAGAAGCTTCAAAACTAAACCCAAAGGATTCTAAATCTTGGTATAATTATGGGCTCATTTTAGGAAATTTTGAAAGATATCAAGAAGCGTTGGAAAGCTACAATAATGTGTTAAAGATTGATGTTGAGTTTTATAGTGCATGGTATAACAAAGGGAATATCCTTAAAGATCTAGAAAAAAACGAAGAAGCTATTGAATGCTATGATGAAGTCTTAAGGTTGCATCCTGAACATGTAGGTGCACGAGGAAATAAGGGGATTGCATTTAATAAACTTGGAATGTATGAAGAAGCTTTAAACTGTTTTAATAAGGTTTTAAAGTTGGATCAGGCTGATGTGATGGGTTGGTATAACAAAGGTAATGCTCTTATGAAAATGGGTGAAGATCAAGAAGCCCTGAAATGTTTCGAAAAAGCATTAAAAATAGATCCAGATTTTCAAGATGCTAAAAAGGCTAAGGAGGAGCTTTTATCTAAATTTACTCATTTTTAA